In one Brienomyrus brachyistius isolate T26 chromosome 5, BBRACH_0.4, whole genome shotgun sequence genomic region, the following are encoded:
- the LOC125743011 gene encoding glycogen [starch] synthase, muscle-like, translated as MPLSRSISVTSLSGLDDWTEELDLEDAVLFEIAWEVANKVGGIYTVIQTKARLTAEEWGENYFLVGPYMESNVRTQVELIEPPSHVVKRTIDNMNSAGCKVHFGRWLIEGSPYVVLIDVGFTAWSLDRWKSELWDSCGIGMPWFDREANDAVLFGFLTAWFLGEFAAQCDKPPHILAHFHEWLAGLGLVLCRQRQLPVATIFTTHATLLGRYLCAANVDFYNNLSNFNVDKEAGDRQIYHRYCLERAAAHCAHIFTTVSQITAIEAEHLLKRKPDVVTPNGLNVKKFSATHEFQNLHAHSKARIQEFVRGHFYGQLDFNLDKSVFLFIAGRYEFCNKGADIFLEALARLNYLLRVKNSDVTVIAFFIMPARTNNFNVESLKGQAVRKQLWDTAQTVKEKFGKKLYESLLVGQLPDVSKMLDKEDFTMMKRAIFSTQRQCQPPICTHNMLDDGSDPILNSLRRIGLFNSSADRVKVIFHPEFLSSTSPLLPMDYEEFVRGCHLGVFPSYYEPWGYTPAECTVMGIPSISTNLSGFGCFMEEHIADPSAYGVYILDRRYRSVDESCNQLTSFLLQFCQQSRRQRIIQRNRTERLSDLLDWRYLGRYYISARYTALTKAFPDTYCYEPQDPGSKKGFSYPRPASIPPSPALSRHSSPHHSDDDDRERYDEDLEAEKDRLNFRQPSSLHPCNKNASESIPTSDGSSGASSITSTPSTITSPPSSLSSETN; from the exons ATGCCTTTATCTCGCAGCATCTCTGTCACGTCCCTCTCTGGCCTGGATGACTGGACTGAGGAGCTTGACCTGGAGGATGCCGTCCTGTTTGAAATTGCTTGGGAGGTGGCAAATAAAG TTGGGGGAATTTATACTGTGATCCAGACCAAGGCCCGCCTTACCGCAGAGGAGTGGGGTGAGAATTACTTCCTTGTTGGGCCCTACATGGAGAGCAATGTCCGAACTCAGGTGGAGCTCATTGAACCTCCCAGCCATGTCGTGAAGAGGACTATAGACAATATGAACTCTGCTGGGTGTAAG GTGCACTTTGGCCGCTGGCTAATTGAAGGGAGCCCCTACGTTGTGCTCATTGATGTGGGCTTCACGGCCTGGTCCTTGGACCGCTGGAAGAGCGAGCTGTGGGACAGCTGTGGAATCGGCATGCCCTGGTTTGACCGCGAGGCCAATGACGCAGTACTCTTCGGCTTCCTGACCGCGTGGTTCCTTGGGGAG TTTGCAGCCCAGTGCGACAAACCCCCCCACATCCTGGCTCACTTCCATGAGTGGCTAGCGGGCCTCGGCCTGGTCTTATGTCGACAAAGGCAGCTGCCGGTGGCCACCATCTTCACCACCCATGCCACTCTGCTTGGCCGCTACCTGTGTGCAGCCAATGTAGATTTCTACAACAACCTCAGTAAC TTCAATGTGGATAAGGAGGCAGGCGATAGGCAGATATATCACAGGTACTGCCTGGAGAGGGCAGCGGCGCACTGCGCTCACATCTTCACCACGGTGTCTCAGATCACTGCCATCGAGGCGGAGCACCTGCTCAAACGGAAGCCag ATGTTGTTACCCCCAATGGGCTGAACGTGAAGAAGTTCTCCGCCACACATGAGTTTCAGAATCTGCACGCCCACAGCAAGGCCCGCATTCAGGAGTTCGTCCGCGGGCACTTCTATGG GCAGCTGGATTTTAACCTTGACAAGTCTGTGTTCCTCTTCATCGCTGGGAGGTATGAGTTCTGTAATAAAGGAGCCGATATCTTCCTGGAGGCACTTGCTCGGCTGAACTATCTCCTTCGG GTGAAAAACAGTGACGTGACAGTGATCGCCTTCTTCATCATGCCCGCCAGGACCAACAACTTCAACGTGGAGTCTCTGAAGGGGCAGGCTGTCCGGAAACAGCTGTG GGATACTGCTCAAACCGTGAAAGAGAAGTTTGGAAAGAAGTTGTATGAATCACTCCTAGT AGGTCAGTTACCGGATGTGTCGAAGATGTTGGACAAGGAGGATTTCACGATGATGAAGAGGGCCATCTTCAGCACCCAGAGGCAATGCCAGCCACCCATCTGCACCCACAACATGCTGGACGATGGCAGCGATCCCATCCTCAACTCCCTTCGCAGGATCGGCCTTTTCAACAGCTCTGCGGACAGAGTGAAG GTAATTTTCCATCCAGAGTTCCTGTCTTCCACTTCCCCTCTCCTGCCCATGGATTATGAGGAGTTTGTACGAGGCTGCCATCTTGGAGTCTTCCCTTCTTACTATGAACCCTGGGGATACACCCCTG CGGAGTGCACTGTAATGGGGATTCCCTCCATCTCCACCAATCTCTCCGGCTTCGGCTGTTTCATGGAGGAGCACATTGCCGACCCCTCTGCCTATG GTGTTTACATCCTCGACCGGCGGTACCGCAGCGTGGATGAGTCCTGTAATCAGCTGACCTCCTTCCTGTTGCAGTTCTGTCAGCAGAGCCGTCGCCAGCGGATCATCCAGAGAAACCGCACCGAGAGGCTCAGTGACCTTCTGGACTGGCGCTATCTTGGTCGG TACTACATCTCGGCTCGTTATACGGCCCTAACAAAGGCTTTCCCGGACACTTACTGCTATGAGCCTCAGGACCCCGGTTCT AAAAAGGGCTTCAGCTACCCTCGACCAGCCTCAATACCCCCCTCTCCAGCCCTGTCTCGGCACTCCTCGCCGCACCACAGCGACGACGACGATCGTGAGCGATACGATGAAGATCTGGAGGCCGAGAAGGACCGGCTCAACTTTCGCCAGCCCTCTTCACTCCACCCCTGCAACAAGAATGCGTCAGAAAGCATCCCCACCTCTGACGGCAGCAGTGGTGCTAGCTCCATCACGTCTACGCCCAGCACTATCACCTCTCCCCCTAGCTCTCTTTCAAGTGAGACAAACTGA